One part of the Glycine max cultivar Williams 82 chromosome 14, Glycine_max_v4.0, whole genome shotgun sequence genome encodes these proteins:
- the LOC547960 gene encoding urease accessory protein UreF (The RefSeq protein has 2 substitutions compared to this genomic sequence), giving the protein MTMQANEGHNRPCSDPFLQWSKWQLLDSLLPTGEFAHSFGLEATVQSHLVSNSNDLKTFVIHILENTGSLLLPFVYSASMLPNLETWHKLDKILDATLTNEVGRKASISQGSALMRVASAVFSEVPSLKTMRDASLGLETVSFHHAPVFGLICGALGFDRTSSQRAYMFITMRDVISAATRLNLIGPLGAALLQHRVAPIAEVILEKWMNRVVEEACQTMPLLDTVQGCHGYLFSRLFSS; this is encoded by the coding sequence ATTACAATGCAAGTAAATGAAGGACACAACAGACCTTGCTCAGACCCATTTTTACAGTGGAGTAAATGGCAGTTGCTTGATTCTCTTTTACCTACTGGTGAATTTGCTCATTCTTTTGGCCTCGAAGCAACAGTTCAGTCCCACTTAGTGTCTAATTCCAATGACCTTAAGACATTTGTTATCCATATATTGGAGAATACAGGAAGCTTACTCCTTCCTTTTGTGTACTCAGCTTCCATGTTACCCAATTTGGAAACTTGGCATAAGCTTGACAAAATATTGGATGCTACCCTAACTAATGAAGTGGGTCGAAAGGCATCAATCTCGCAAGGATCTGCATTAATGAGGGTGGCTTCAGCTGTGTTTTCCGAGGTTCCCTCCCTCAAAACCATGAGAGATGCTTCTCTGGGTTTAGAGACTGTATCTTTTCATCATGCTCCTGTATTTGGACTTATATGTGGAGCACTAGGATTTGATAGAACTAGTTCTCAGAGAGCTTACATGTTCATCACAATGAGAGATGTGATTTCTGCTGCTACAAGGCTAAATTTGATAGGACCCCTTGGTGCAGCATTGCTGCAGCATCGGGTTGCTCCTATTGCTGAAGTTATATTAGAAAAATGGATGAATCGAGTTGTTGAGGAAGCTTGCCAAACTATGCCTTTGCTAGATACTGTGCAGGGCTGCCATGGTTACTTGTTTTCAAGATTGTTTTCATCCTAG
- the LOC547960 gene encoding urease accessory protein UreF isoform X1, with protein sequence MQVNEGHNRPCSDPFLQWSKWQLLDSLLPTGEFAHSFGLEATVQSHLVSNSNDLKTFVIHILENTGSLLLPFVYSASMLPNLETWHKLDKILDATLTNEVGRKASISQGSALMRVASAVFSEVPSLKTMRDASLGLETVSFHHAPVFGLICGALGFDRTSSQRAYMFITMRDVISAATRLNLIGPLGAALLQHRVAPIAEVILEKWMNRVVEEACQTMPLLDTVQGCHGYLFSRLFSS encoded by the coding sequence ATGCAAGTAAATGAAGGACACAACAGACCTTGCTCAGACCCATTTTTACAGTGGAGTAAATGGCAGTTGCTTGATTCTCTTTTACCTACTGGTGAATTTGCTCATTCTTTTGGCCTCGAAGCAACAGTTCAGTCCCACTTAGTGTCTAATTCCAATGACCTTAAGACATTTGTTATCCATATATTGGAGAATACAGGAAGCTTACTCCTTCCTTTTGTGTACTCAGCTTCCATGTTACCCAATTTGGAAACTTGGCATAAGCTTGACAAAATATTGGATGCTACCCTAACTAATGAAGTGGGTCGAAAGGCATCAATCTCGCAAGGATCTGCATTAATGAGGGTGGCTTCAGCTGTGTTTTCCGAGGTTCCCTCCCTCAAAACCATGAGAGATGCTTCTCTGGGTTTAGAGACTGTATCTTTTCATCATGCTCCTGTATTTGGACTTATATGTGGAGCACTAGGATTTGATAGAACTAGTTCTCAGAGAGCTTACATGTTCATCACAATGAGAGATGTGATTTCTGCTGCTACAAGGCTAAATTTGATAGGACCCCTTGGTGCAGCATTGCTGCAGCATCGGGTTGCTCCTATTGCTGAAGTTATATTAGAAAAATGGATGAATCGAGTTGTTGAGGAAGCTTGCCAAACTATGCCTTTGCTAGATACTGTGCAGGGCTGCCATGGTTACTTGTTTTCAAGATTGTTTTCATCCTAG